The nucleotide sequence AGGGCCCGGTCCCATTGGCGACAGCGAAGTCGGTGGTGCCGTCACGCACGATGAGAAAGTGCGTCGTGGCGAGAATGGCCGGCAAGTCGGCGTTCGGGCTGGTCAGGCGGATCTGCACCTCATGCGGCCCGGTGGCTTTCACCTCGTCCAACTGCTGTGCGGTGGTCAATGCCTTGGAACCGACCTGGGGAAGCTTGTGTCGATTCAACGAATAAATGACATCGGCCGAGGTGAACGGTTTGCCGTCGTGAAAGACGACGTCCTTGCGCAGCTTGATCGTCCAGGAGGTCGCGTCAGTTGTATCGAACGACTCTGCCAGCGCCATACGCGGCACCAGCGCCTCGTCCAGGGTCGTCAGGCCGTTATAGAACATGTTATGACGGCAGTAATCGGTGTAGTTCGAGCCCTTGGCCGGATCCAGCGTATCGGCGGTCGAGCTGGTCGCACTGGCGACCTTGATGCGGCCACCGCGCCGACCTTTGCCCGTCCCACCAGCCGCTGCGCCGGCCTCCGCGGCAAACAGCCGACCGGCCGGGCCGAACAGGCTGCCGGCACCCGCGACGGCAACGCCTGCCATACCCAGCATACGCAACGCATCACGGCGTGACATGCCCCGATTGAGTCCCTCGAAAACACGCAGGCTTTGTTCGCCGGTGATCAGTGGGGATTCGGATTTATTCTTGTTGTCAGTCATATCGGTTCTACCTGTCGATAATGAGAAGGCTCAATGCTCACGGTTAAGCCTGAGCGACCTGGTAACGCAAACGACGGTGAAGCAACAAACTCGGTTATCCGGATAACAGCGTCCCTGCACACAACCCGGTGCAAGGAACAGCCTCAATGCAAATAGTCCTGTAGCCGGTAGTAGAGGCCCACCGCCGGGAGGAACCAGGGCTTGCCGAAGTGCCCGGGAATCGCAGGCCAATCCAGTTCACCCCAGGGATTGGCCTCGACCTTGCCGTCCATGACCTCTGCCATCACCTGACCCATGTGCACCGACATCTGCACCCCATGGCCGCTATAACCCATGGAGTGGTAGATGCCGCCATGCTGGCCGGCGCGAGGCAGTCGATCAGCGGTCATGTCCACCAACCCGCCCCAGCAATAATCGGTACGGACCTCGGCCAACTGCGGGAACATCCGTGCCATCGCCGCCTGCAGCACCTTGCCGCTCTTGGCATCGGAATTGCCGCCGGACATGGCAAAGCGTGCCCGGCCACCGAACAGCAGGCGGTTATCCGGTGTTACCCGGAAGTAGTTGCCGATCATGCGGCTGGTGACGTACGAGCGACGCTCCGGCAGGAGGCGGTCGAGCAGCGCTTCAGGCAGTACTTCGGTGGCAACGATGAAACTGCCCACCGGCACGATCCGGCGCCGATACCAACCCAACCCGCCATGCTGGCAGGCACCGGTTGCCAAGAGGACTTGCCCAGCCAGCAGGCTGCCGCGGCTGGTGTTCACCCGATAACCGTTGGCCTCGGCCTTCCAGCCCTGGACCGTGGTCTGCTGGTAGATCAGCGCACCGCGCCGAGCCGCCGCCTCGGCCAAACCGACACCGAAGCGCCCGACGTGCATCTGCATGCCGTTGCGTTGCAGCAGTCCACCGTGAAACTCTGCCGAATCCACTTCGGTGCGGACCTGGGCGGCGGACAGCAACTCGACCTCGG is from Pseudomonas sp. B21-056 and encodes:
- a CDS encoding NAD(P)/FAD-dependent oxidoreductase — protein: MRSESYWLDTAPVFTGAQTGALPARVDVVVVGGGFTGLSAARALALKGASVAVLEAGRVIGEASGRNGGHCNTGVAQDYSGLVATLGAEQARAYYRAYESAVQSVVTLVEQERIACDFRRSGKLKLAAKPQHYEGLARTCELIRREVDSEVELLSAAQVRTEVDSAEFHGGLLQRNGMQMHVGRFGVGLAEAAARRGALIYQQTTVQGWKAEANGYRVNTSRGSLLAGQVLLATGACQHGGLGWYRRRIVPVGSFIVATEVLPEALLDRLLPERRSYVTSRMIGNYFRVTPDNRLLFGGRARFAMSGGNSDAKSGKVLQAAMARMFPQLAEVRTDYCWGGLVDMTADRLPRAGQHGGIYHSMGYSGHGVQMSVHMGQVMAEVMDGKVEANPWGELDWPAIPGHFGKPWFLPAVGLYYRLQDYLH